The following proteins come from a genomic window of Halomarina ordinaria:
- a CDS encoding phosphatase PAP2 family protein encodes MYVSTVAVGRNLGVTAEIRDLLPEVAVTLFAVLTQLGDPWLLGLVTAGAYVGAERVPWLDRRRAALVVAAAITALALTTALKGLFAFPRPTVEAIPFRDALPSVVGAAYVDAATATGYGFPSGHAIGSTVVWGTLALVADVWTPRRRALAVATLVGVVSFSRLVLGVHYLVDVVAGVVLGVALIAVFVGLDAVERPVRALWLALVAALAAVWFDGGVTAAAELGAAAGALVGWTLVSRADWRSATALVAGGGALVLAAVLPVVLDGSWLGALLAVGAGAGVAAAVALPVVGRGREAVRAPG; translated from the coding sequence ATGTACGTCTCGACCGTCGCCGTCGGCCGAAACCTCGGGGTAACGGCGGAGATACGGGACCTCCTCCCGGAGGTCGCCGTCACCCTCTTCGCCGTGCTCACGCAGCTCGGCGACCCGTGGCTGCTCGGGCTCGTCACCGCCGGCGCCTACGTCGGCGCCGAGCGCGTCCCGTGGCTCGACCGGCGACGGGCGGCGCTGGTCGTCGCCGCCGCCATCACGGCACTGGCGCTCACGACGGCGCTCAAGGGACTGTTCGCCTTCCCGCGCCCGACCGTCGAGGCCATCCCGTTCCGCGACGCCCTCCCGTCGGTCGTGGGTGCGGCATACGTCGACGCCGCGACGGCGACGGGCTACGGCTTCCCGAGCGGTCACGCCATCGGTTCGACGGTCGTCTGGGGGACGCTCGCGCTCGTCGCCGACGTCTGGACGCCCCGGCGGCGGGCGCTCGCCGTCGCGACGCTCGTGGGCGTCGTCTCGTTCTCGCGGCTCGTCCTCGGCGTCCACTACCTCGTCGACGTGGTCGCCGGGGTGGTGCTCGGTGTCGCGCTCATCGCGGTGTTCGTCGGCCTCGACGCCGTCGAGCGACCGGTCCGCGCGCTGTGGCTCGCGCTCGTGGCGGCGCTGGCGGCGGTCTGGTTCGACGGCGGGGTGACGGCGGCCGCGGAACTCGGCGCGGCCGCCGGCGCGCTCGTCGGCTGGACGCTCGTCTCGCGGGCCGACTGGCGGTCGGCGACCGCGCTGGTGGCCGGCGGCGGGGCACTGGTACTGGCGGCCGTCCTGCCCGTCGTCCTCGACGGGTCGTGGCTCGGCGCGCTGCTGGCGGTCGGTGCGGGTGCGGGCGTCGCCGCCGCCGTCGCCCTGCCGGTGGTCGGCCGGGGACGGGAGGCGGTGCGAGCGCCCGGATAG
- the paaD gene encoding 1,2-phenylacetyl-CoA epoxidase subunit PaaD, translating into MSDDEFAPDPNDDVRVDDPTESRACAYTSYDRGQAHEAFPRTGTGTTGLERAVWDALYDVEDPEMPVSVVDLGLVYGVALDDREDGAHVVVDFTLTYTGCPAREMLLSDVEEAAASPEGVASAEVRLVWSPPWSVEMVTEAGREDLREFGVSV; encoded by the coding sequence ATGAGTGACGACGAGTTCGCTCCCGACCCGAACGACGACGTCAGGGTCGACGACCCGACGGAGTCGCGCGCGTGCGCGTACACCAGCTACGACCGCGGGCAGGCCCACGAGGCGTTCCCCCGGACGGGCACGGGGACGACGGGCCTCGAACGCGCGGTCTGGGACGCGCTCTACGACGTCGAGGACCCCGAGATGCCCGTCAGCGTCGTCGACCTCGGTCTCGTCTACGGCGTCGCGCTCGACGACCGCGAGGACGGCGCGCACGTCGTCGTGGACTTCACGCTGACGTACACCGGCTGTCCGGCCCGCGAGATGCTGCTCTCGGACGTCGAGGAGGCGGCCGCCTCGCCCGAGGGCGTCGCGAGCGCCGAGGTGCGCCTCGTCTGGTCGCCGCCGTGGTCCGTCGAGATGGTCACCGAGGCGGGGCGCGAGGACCTCCGCGAGTTCGGGGTGAGCGTATGA
- the thsA gene encoding thermosome subunit alpha — MGNQPLIVLSEESQRTSGRDAQSMNITAGKAVAEAVRTTLGPKGMDKMLVDSTGNVVVTNDGVTILDEMDIEHPAANMIVEVAQTQEDEVGDGTTTAVVISGELLAKAEDLLEQDIHATILAQGYRQAAAKAKELLEEMAIEVDEDDTELLEQIASTAMTGKGAESAKDHLAALVVDAVRAIADEEGIDTENVKVEKVVGGSIDESELIEGVIIDKERVHDNMPYFKEDANIALLDSAIEVKETEIDAEVNVTDPDQLQQFLDQEEKQLKEMVDQLVEVGADVVFCQKGIDDMAQHYLAQEGIIAVRRAKKSDMKRLARATGGRVVSNLDDIEADDLGFAGSVAEKDIGGDERIFVEDVEEAKSVTLVLRGGTEHVVDEVERAIDDSLGVVRVTLEDGKVLPGGGAPETELALELRDYADSVGGREQLAIESFADAIDVVPRMLAENAGLDPIDSLVDLRSKHSGGEGTSGLDAYTGEVIDMEAEGVVEPLRVKTQAIESATEAAVMILRIDDVIAAGDLKGGGSDDDDEDMDMPGGGMGGMGGMGGMGGMGGAM; from the coding sequence ATGGGCAACCAGCCCCTCATCGTACTCTCGGAGGAGAGCCAGCGCACCTCCGGGCGCGACGCGCAGTCGATGAACATCACGGCGGGGAAGGCCGTGGCCGAGGCGGTACGGACGACTCTCGGCCCGAAAGGGATGGACAAGATGCTCGTCGACTCGACGGGCAACGTCGTCGTCACGAACGACGGCGTCACCATCCTCGACGAGATGGACATCGAGCACCCCGCCGCGAACATGATAGTGGAGGTCGCCCAGACGCAGGAGGACGAGGTGGGTGACGGGACCACCACCGCCGTCGTCATCTCGGGCGAACTCCTCGCGAAGGCCGAGGACCTCCTCGAACAGGACATCCACGCCACCATCCTCGCGCAGGGGTACCGACAGGCCGCCGCGAAGGCCAAGGAACTCCTCGAGGAGATGGCCATCGAGGTCGACGAGGACGACACCGAACTGCTCGAGCAGATCGCCTCGACCGCGATGACCGGCAAGGGCGCCGAGTCCGCGAAGGACCACCTCGCGGCGCTCGTCGTCGACGCCGTCCGGGCCATCGCCGACGAGGAAGGCATCGACACGGAGAACGTGAAGGTCGAGAAGGTCGTCGGCGGCTCCATCGACGAGTCCGAACTCATCGAGGGCGTCATCATCGACAAGGAGCGCGTCCACGACAACATGCCGTACTTCAAGGAGGACGCCAACATCGCGCTCCTCGACTCGGCCATCGAGGTCAAGGAGACGGAAATCGACGCCGAGGTCAACGTCACCGACCCCGACCAGCTCCAGCAGTTCCTCGACCAGGAGGAGAAACAGCTGAAGGAGATGGTCGACCAGCTCGTCGAGGTCGGCGCCGACGTCGTCTTCTGCCAGAAGGGCATCGACGACATGGCCCAGCACTACCTGGCCCAGGAGGGCATCATCGCCGTCCGCCGCGCGAAGAAGTCCGACATGAAGCGCCTCGCGCGCGCCACGGGCGGCCGCGTCGTCTCCAACCTCGACGACATCGAGGCCGACGACCTCGGCTTCGCCGGCAGCGTCGCCGAGAAGGACATCGGCGGCGACGAGCGCATCTTCGTCGAGGACGTCGAGGAGGCGAAGTCCGTCACGCTCGTCCTCCGCGGCGGCACGGAGCACGTCGTCGACGAGGTCGAGCGCGCCATCGACGACTCGCTCGGCGTCGTCCGCGTCACGCTCGAGGACGGGAAGGTGCTGCCCGGCGGCGGCGCCCCCGAGACGGAACTCGCGCTCGAACTGCGCGACTACGCCGACTCCGTCGGCGGCCGCGAGCAGCTCGCCATCGAGTCGTTCGCCGACGCCATCGACGTCGTCCCGCGCATGCTCGCGGAGAACGCCGGCCTCGACCCCATCGACTCGCTGGTCGACCTCCGCTCGAAGCACTCGGGCGGCGAGGGCACCTCCGGCCTCGACGCCTACACCGGCGAGGTCATCGACATGGAGGCCGAGGGCGTCGTCGAACCCCTCCGCGTCAAGACCCAGGCCATCGAGAGCGCGACGGAGGCGGCCGTCATGATCCTCCGCATCGACGACGTCATCGCCGCGGGCGACCTGAAGGGCGGCGGCAGCGACGACGACGACGAGGACATGGACATGCCGGGCGGCGGCATGGGCGGTATGGGCGGCATGGGCGGTATGGGCGGCATGGGCGGCGCGATGTGA
- the paaE gene encoding 1,2-phenylacetyl-CoA epoxidase subunit PaaE, with amino-acid sequence MRGLDPSVAAGGEGAPARCPYCGGTNTEREHPKGPSLCRSIHFCADCEEPFEAMG; translated from the coding sequence ATGAGGGGCCTCGACCCGAGCGTGGCCGCCGGTGGCGAGGGCGCGCCCGCGCGCTGTCCGTACTGCGGGGGGACGAACACCGAGCGCGAGCACCCGAAGGGACCGTCGCTCTGCCGGTCGATTCACTTCTGTGCGGACTGCGAGGAACCGTTCGAGGCGATGGGCTGA
- a CDS encoding YihY/virulence factor BrkB family protein, which produces MSQAAPRAISITKGVVEGVQSERITFIAASIAYYAFISLIPLLLFGVLVATVVGGEQFAQEMAAIAVDQLGSETAGEQVESILSNQAGAGGATVLGTVALLWSALKLFRGLDIGFSEAYRAPGPEGLLQQVRNGLVTLVAVLLGIGFTVGVGTLLALPQFDLVVAGVDLLGMLGTLLLLVGLTLTFLPLYYFLPSSTVTLADALPGAMFAAVGWTVLQTGFRYYAEAAGASNELYGAIAGVLLLVTWMYFGALILLVGVVLNAVLAGRIEADEDDDGTGDESETQTTSPSLMADEDFDRLETELDDEELKAEVRRLREQVASFEQDIEERTVHRDDIERDLKRYVRGRMRRGKARGWGPYLVLLYGTAMTLGAFWLLDSGAWAVAAMLVIWLSTLGLYVVFVAVGLGFNLVGVPGRLRDRVQQFRS; this is translated from the coding sequence GTGAGTCAAGCGGCGCCACGCGCGATCTCGATCACGAAGGGGGTGGTGGAGGGGGTCCAATCGGAGCGCATCACCTTCATCGCCGCCAGCATCGCGTACTACGCGTTCATCTCGCTGATTCCGCTGTTGCTGTTCGGCGTCCTCGTCGCCACCGTCGTCGGCGGCGAACAGTTCGCCCAGGAGATGGCGGCGATAGCCGTCGACCAGCTCGGAAGCGAGACGGCCGGCGAACAAGTCGAGAGCATCCTGTCGAACCAGGCGGGCGCGGGCGGCGCGACGGTCCTCGGGACCGTCGCGCTCCTCTGGAGCGCACTGAAGCTCTTTCGCGGCCTCGACATCGGCTTCTCGGAGGCCTACCGGGCGCCCGGCCCGGAGGGGTTGCTCCAGCAGGTCAGGAACGGCCTGGTCACGCTCGTCGCCGTCCTCCTCGGCATCGGGTTCACCGTCGGTGTCGGGACGCTCCTCGCGCTCCCGCAGTTCGACCTCGTGGTCGCCGGCGTCGACCTCCTCGGGATGCTCGGGACGCTGCTGTTGCTCGTCGGCCTGACGCTGACGTTCCTCCCGCTCTACTACTTCCTCCCGTCGTCGACGGTGACGCTCGCCGACGCGCTCCCCGGCGCGATGTTCGCGGCGGTCGGCTGGACGGTCCTCCAGACCGGGTTTCGCTACTACGCCGAGGCGGCCGGTGCGAGCAACGAACTCTACGGCGCCATCGCCGGCGTGCTGTTGCTGGTGACGTGGATGTACTTCGGCGCGCTCATCCTGCTGGTGGGCGTCGTGCTGAACGCCGTCCTCGCGGGGCGTATCGAGGCCGACGAAGACGACGACGGTACCGGAGACGAATCGGAGACGCAAACGACATCACCCTCGCTCATGGCAGACGAAGACTTCGACCGACTGGAGACGGAACTGGACGACGAAGAGCTAAAGGCGGAGGTCCGCCGACTGCGCGAACAGGTCGCCTCGTTCGAGCAGGACATCGAGGAGCGGACCGTCCACCGCGACGACATCGAACGGGACCTGAAGCGATACGTCCGCGGACGCATGCGCCGCGGGAAGGCCCGCGGCTGGGGGCCGTACCTCGTGTTGCTGTACGGGACGGCGATGACCCTCGGGGCGTTCTGGCTGCTCGACAGCGGCGCGTGGGCCGTCGCCGCCATGCTCGTCATCTGGCTCTCGACGCTCGGCCTCTACGTCGTGTTCGTCGCCGTCGGCCTCGGGTTCAACCTCGTCGGCGTCCCCGGCCGTCTGCGCGACCGCGTCCAGCAGTTCCGGAGCTAG
- a CDS encoding GNAT family N-acetyltransferase, whose product MNVREATLADVPALRRIARASWERDEVLTRETATETVEEWYDESRLAADVESPGVLVLAAAMRDAVIGFAHAVVHGDTGTVLRLYVEPDRRRTGVGTQLLEATCEELAARGVERVQAMTLAANDPGTAFYEANGFERTSKGTTTIGGESYPEHVYTRPV is encoded by the coding sequence ATGAACGTCAGGGAAGCGACGCTCGCCGACGTCCCGGCGCTCAGACGTATCGCCCGCGCGTCCTGGGAGCGCGACGAGGTGCTCACCCGCGAGACGGCCACCGAGACGGTCGAGGAGTGGTACGACGAGTCGCGACTCGCCGCCGACGTCGAGAGTCCCGGCGTGCTCGTGCTGGCCGCCGCGATGCGCGACGCGGTCATCGGCTTCGCCCACGCCGTCGTCCACGGCGACACGGGGACCGTCCTGCGCCTCTACGTGGAACCGGACCGCCGCCGGACCGGCGTCGGGACCCAGTTGCTCGAAGCGACGTGCGAGGAACTCGCTGCACGGGGGGTCGAGCGCGTCCAGGCGATGACGCTCGCGGCGAACGACCCCGGAACGGCGTTCTACGAGGCCAACGGCTTCGAGCGGACGAGCAAGGGGACGACGACCATCGGCGGGGAGTCGTACCCCGAACACGTCTACACCCGTCCCGTTTGA
- the paaC gene encoding 1,2-phenylacetyl-CoA epoxidase subunit PaaC → MSAATLPGPNELDDRERAAVEALLRALADDEYVAAERYIDWQVRGPTLEADISIANIAQDELGHARLWYDLLQDFGYREQDLIWERAPDDFRHATLLELPFERGDWADCVLRSYFHDVAEHLRLEALAGSSYPRIADRVAKVQAEESYHREHAQNWLERLCDDDPGRERVQAALDRLFPYALTLFEPTEQEDAIVDLGVRTESIETLREDWLAIVVPFLESLGLRVTDGEVNLAALVPEAHGRDGTHTDHWQRLYNEMTYTYEQLGRREPRRIMRDPDDE, encoded by the coding sequence ATGAGCGCAGCGACGCTCCCCGGGCCCAACGAACTCGACGACCGCGAGCGGGCGGCCGTCGAGGCGCTCCTGCGCGCGCTCGCGGACGACGAGTACGTCGCCGCCGAGCGCTACATCGACTGGCAGGTCCGCGGCCCCACGCTGGAGGCCGACATCTCCATCGCCAACATCGCACAGGACGAACTCGGTCACGCCCGTCTCTGGTACGACCTGCTTCAGGACTTCGGTTACCGCGAGCAGGACCTCATCTGGGAACGCGCGCCCGACGACTTCCGTCACGCGACGCTGCTCGAACTCCCCTTCGAGCGCGGCGACTGGGCCGACTGCGTCCTCCGGTCGTACTTCCACGACGTGGCCGAACACCTCCGACTGGAGGCGCTCGCGGGCAGTTCCTACCCGCGCATCGCCGACCGCGTCGCCAAGGTGCAGGCCGAGGAGTCCTACCACCGCGAGCACGCCCAGAACTGGCTCGAACGCCTCTGCGACGACGACCCGGGCCGCGAGCGCGTCCAGGCGGCGCTCGACCGCCTGTTCCCCTACGCGCTGACGCTGTTCGAGCCCACCGAACAGGAGGACGCCATCGTCGACCTGGGCGTCCGGACCGAGTCCATCGAGACGCTCCGGGAGGACTGGCTGGCCATCGTCGTCCCGTTCCTCGAGTCGCTCGGCCTGCGCGTCACCGACGGCGAGGTGAACCTCGCCGCGCTGGTGCCCGAGGCCCACGGGCGCGACGGCACGCACACCGACCACTGGCAGCGCCTCTACAACGAGATGACCTACACCTACGAGCAACTCGGCCGGCGCGAGCCCCGGCGCATCATGCGGGACCCCGACGATGAGTGA
- the glnA gene encoding type I glutamate--ammonia ligase, with the protein MTNPNVTPDGGLTTAAQAVVDEIESEGVDFLRLQFTDILGTVKNVAVPASQAEKAFTEGIYFDGSSIEGFVRIQESDMRLVPDPATFAILPWRDGKSARLMCDVIDTSTGEPFTGDPRYVLKQALARADDMGYQVNAAPEPEFFLFEEGEDGTATTTTNDAGGYFDVAPKDLASDVRRDIIYGLENMDFEIEASHHEVAEGQHEINFKYDDALATADNVATFRMVVRAIAAEHGYHATFMPKPIARINGSGMHTHVSLFTEDGENAFHDDDDEFNLSSTAHSFLAGVLEHAPAITAICNPTVNSYKRLVPGYEAPVYVAWSDRNRSALIRKPAARVPAASRVELRSPDPSCNPYLALAVIIHAGLDGVERDLEAPDPVRENIYEFDEAKREEYGIDTLPANLGQALDALQDDEVVRDALGEHVVEKFVAAKTQEYDEFRVDVSQWELDRYLETF; encoded by the coding sequence ATGACAAACCCAAACGTAACTCCGGATGGGGGGTTGACGACGGCGGCCCAGGCGGTCGTCGACGAGATCGAATCGGAAGGCGTCGACTTCCTCCGGCTCCAGTTCACTGACATCCTCGGGACGGTCAAGAACGTTGCCGTTCCGGCCTCACAGGCCGAGAAGGCGTTCACCGAAGGCATCTACTTCGACGGCTCCTCCATCGAGGGGTTCGTCCGTATCCAGGAGAGCGACATGCGACTCGTCCCGGACCCGGCGACGTTCGCCATCCTCCCGTGGCGCGACGGCAAGTCCGCCCGCCTGATGTGCGACGTCATCGACACCTCGACGGGCGAACCGTTCACGGGCGACCCGCGGTACGTCCTCAAGCAGGCGCTCGCCCGCGCCGACGACATGGGCTACCAGGTCAACGCCGCGCCCGAACCCGAGTTCTTCCTGTTCGAGGAGGGCGAGGACGGCACCGCGACGACGACGACCAACGACGCCGGTGGCTACTTCGACGTCGCCCCCAAGGACCTCGCGAGCGACGTCCGCCGCGACATCATCTACGGCCTCGAGAACATGGACTTCGAGATAGAGGCCAGCCACCACGAGGTCGCCGAGGGCCAACACGAGATCAACTTCAAGTACGACGACGCGCTGGCGACGGCCGACAACGTCGCGACGTTCCGGATGGTCGTCCGCGCCATCGCGGCCGAACACGGCTACCACGCGACGTTCATGCCCAAGCCCATCGCGCGCATCAACGGCTCGGGGATGCACACGCACGTCTCGCTGTTCACCGAGGACGGCGAGAACGCGTTCCACGACGACGACGACGAGTTCAACCTCTCGTCGACGGCCCACTCGTTCCTCGCGGGCGTCCTCGAACACGCGCCGGCCATCACGGCCATCTGCAACCCGACGGTCAACAGCTACAAGCGCCTCGTCCCCGGCTACGAGGCCCCCGTCTACGTCGCCTGGTCCGACCGCAACCGCTCGGCGCTCATCCGCAAGCCGGCCGCCCGCGTCCCGGCCGCCTCCCGCGTCGAACTCCGCTCGCCCGACCCGTCGTGTAACCCCTACCTCGCGCTCGCGGTCATCATCCACGCCGGCCTCGACGGCGTCGAGCGCGACCTGGAGGCGCCCGACCCGGTCCGCGAGAACATCTACGAGTTCGACGAGGCGAAACGCGAGGAGTACGGCATCGACACGCTCCCGGCGAACCTCGGGCAGGCGCTCGACGCGCTCCAGGACGACGAGGTCGTCCGCGACGCGCTCGGCGAGCACGTCGTCGAGAAGTTCGTCGCGGCGAAGACCCAGGAGTACGACGAGTTCCGCGTCGACGTCTCCCAGTGGGAACTCGACCGCTACCTCGAGACGTTCTGA
- a CDS encoding Phenylacetic acid catabolic protein, which yields MDIEEVKRRAGPREFGPQDDMPEEYRKAATRMIQFHANSEIMGAYIERPFIRQSPSLERKLAVSAQVQDEIGHGQLLYRAAENLGIKTREQMLDELANGEGKFLNCFHYPLADWYELPMIMFFVDGAAMRRQATLKRTSWEPYAHAIDKICFEEGFHIKHGEDILKELAAGSRRDRQRLQEAFDLWWPRILQFFGPTNDRSTHSDFSSAVGLKTMGNDELRTAFLNVYLPKAEKYGLEVPDTPRIWYDDYEERYRVAEDELDWEEFGLIARNEYPQGAGQIAKRHRTQEAVEWVRESLETPGAPGVTGAAAD from the coding sequence ATGGACATCGAGGAGGTCAAGCGCCGGGCCGGGCCGCGTGAGTTCGGCCCGCAGGACGACATGCCGGAGGAGTACCGGAAGGCGGCCACCCGGATGATACAGTTCCACGCGAACTCGGAGATAATGGGGGCGTACATCGAGCGCCCGTTCATCCGCCAGTCGCCGAGTCTCGAACGCAAACTCGCCGTCAGCGCGCAGGTGCAGGACGAGATCGGCCACGGGCAGTTGCTCTACCGCGCCGCCGAGAACCTGGGTATCAAGACGCGCGAGCAGATGCTCGACGAACTGGCCAACGGCGAGGGGAAGTTCCTCAACTGCTTCCACTACCCCCTCGCCGACTGGTACGAACTGCCGATGATCATGTTCTTCGTCGACGGGGCGGCGATGCGCCGGCAGGCGACGCTGAAGCGCACCTCGTGGGAACCCTACGCGCACGCCATCGACAAGATCTGCTTCGAGGAGGGCTTCCACATCAAACACGGCGAGGACATCCTGAAGGAACTCGCCGCCGGGTCCCGGCGCGACCGCCAGCGCCTCCAGGAGGCGTTCGACCTGTGGTGGCCCCGCATCCTGCAGTTCTTCGGTCCCACGAACGACCGTTCGACGCACAGCGACTTCTCCAGCGCGGTGGGCCTGAAGACGATGGGGAACGACGAACTCCGGACGGCGTTCCTCAACGTCTACCTCCCGAAGGCCGAAAAGTACGGCCTCGAGGTCCCCGACACGCCGCGCATCTGGTACGACGACTACGAGGAGCGCTACCGCGTCGCCGAGGACGAACTCGACTGGGAGGAGTTCGGCCTCATCGCCCGCAACGAGTACCCGCAGGGGGCGGGCCAGATAGCCAAGCGCCACCGGACCCAGGAGGCCGTCGAGTGGGTCCGCGAGTCGCTCGAGACGCCCGGGGCGCCGGGGGTGACCGGCGCGGCGGCCGACTGA
- the lrp gene encoding HTH-type transcriptional regulator Lrp, with protein sequence MTYENLDEKLVNALLEDGRASLRSLAEELDVSVTTVSNHLKDLESNGVIQGYAPIVDYDAVGYDVTAVIQLKVEGNALQDVADTLRNARQMISVYEVTGDHDIIAIGKFKDTDGMNRQIKELLTDANIKESNTSVVLSAVSEHEQFPLEVPE encoded by the coding sequence ATGACGTACGAAAATCTAGACGAGAAGCTGGTCAACGCCCTCCTGGAGGACGGACGCGCCAGTCTTCGCAGTCTCGCCGAAGAACTCGACGTCTCGGTCACGACCGTCTCGAACCACCTGAAGGACCTCGAATCGAACGGCGTCATCCAGGGGTACGCCCCCATCGTGGACTACGACGCCGTCGGCTACGACGTGACCGCCGTCATCCAGCTGAAGGTCGAGGGCAACGCCCTCCAGGACGTCGCGGACACCCTCCGGAACGCCCGGCAGATGATCTCGGTCTACGAGGTCACGGGTGACCACGACATCATCGCCATCGGCAAGTTCAAGGACACCGATGGGATGAACCGACAGATCAAGGAACTGCTCACCGACGCCAACATCAAGGAGTCCAACACCAGCGTCGTGCTCAGCGCGGTCAGCGAACACGAGCAGTTCCCGCTGGAAGTCCCGGAGTAA
- the paaB gene encoding 1,2-phenylacetyl-CoA epoxidase subunit PaaB: MIWEVFRQEKKKDYHVHVGNVHAPDREMALTFAQVMHARRKPANSLWVVPKDEIAEVDASETAFGGTTDKSYRWAPTFATDETFASEIEASQREQEAASEARGER; this comes from the coding sequence ATGATCTGGGAAGTGTTCAGACAGGAGAAGAAGAAGGACTACCACGTCCACGTGGGCAACGTCCACGCCCCCGACCGCGAGATGGCGCTCACCTTCGCGCAGGTGATGCACGCCCGGCGCAAGCCGGCCAACTCGCTGTGGGTCGTCCCCAAGGACGAGATAGCCGAGGTGGACGCGAGCGAGACGGCCTTCGGCGGGACGACGGACAAGAGCTACCGGTGGGCACCGACGTTCGCCACCGACGAGACGTTCGCGTCGGAGATAGAGGCCTCCCAGCGCGAGCAGGAGGCGGCGAGCGAGGCCCGGGGTGAGCGATGA
- a CDS encoding calcium/sodium antiporter, whose translation MVTSIAVDVVLVVVGVVGLWLGARLFVDGAAVFARRAGLSDLVIGLTVVSAGTSLPEATVSVEAALVGSPDIAVGNVVGSNLFNIGFVLGLVALLGGVGASRALVRRDGGVLVGSALLVLAFLLDLRVSRVEGLLLLLGFAAYLALLLRSDDAPTEAVPATSSSVPRTVGALVAGLVLVVVGASVLVASASDLARLAGLSEWLIGVTVVAVGTSSPEIAASVAAARRGLGGIAAGNLVGSNVFNALGILGLTAAVHPVDVSPAALPDATWLVGLSVVVVVLFASGRRLSRPEGVLLLAATLVRWVLDAL comes from the coding sequence ATGGTCACGAGTATCGCCGTGGACGTCGTCCTCGTCGTCGTCGGTGTCGTCGGGTTGTGGCTCGGCGCGCGCCTGTTCGTCGACGGCGCCGCGGTGTTCGCGCGCCGCGCCGGCCTCTCGGACCTCGTCATCGGTCTCACGGTGGTCTCGGCCGGCACCTCCCTGCCCGAGGCGACGGTCTCGGTCGAGGCGGCGCTGGTCGGCAGCCCCGACATCGCCGTCGGCAACGTCGTCGGCTCGAACCTGTTCAACATCGGGTTCGTCCTCGGCCTCGTCGCCCTCCTCGGGGGCGTCGGTGCCTCCCGCGCGCTCGTCCGACGCGACGGGGGCGTCCTCGTCGGGTCGGCGCTCCTCGTCCTCGCGTTCCTCCTCGACCTCCGCGTCTCCCGCGTCGAGGGCCTCCTGTTGCTCCTCGGGTTCGCCGCCTACCTCGCCCTCCTCCTGCGGAGCGACGACGCCCCGACGGAGGCCGTTCCCGCCACCTCGTCGTCGGTCCCGCGGACCGTCGGTGCGCTGGTCGCCGGTCTCGTCCTCGTCGTCGTCGGGGCCAGCGTCCTCGTCGCGTCGGCGAGCGACCTCGCGCGCCTCGCCGGCCTCTCTGAGTGGCTCATCGGCGTGACCGTCGTCGCGGTCGGGACCTCCTCGCCGGAGATAGCCGCGAGCGTGGCCGCCGCCCGCCGGGGACTGGGCGGTATCGCGGCGGGCAACCTCGTCGGCAGCAACGTGTTCAACGCGCTCGGCATCCTCGGCCTCACGGCGGCCGTCCACCCCGTCGACGTCTCCCCGGCGGCGCTCCCGGACGCGACGTGGCTGGTTGGACTCTCCGTGGTCGTCGTCGTCCTGTTCGCGTCCGGCCGGCGCCTCTCGCGGCCCGAAGGCGTGCTGTTGCTGGCCGCGACGCTCGTCAGGTGGGTCCTCGACGCGCTGTAA
- a CDS encoding helix-turn-helix domain-containing protein codes for MIPECLVVEVGVRGDDCPLATATREVPVVVDARPPQLRADGYALLQFSAPADDRLADALDDDDRIRYLHRSRVDGRDNYRCLSKHPCVVHELVSVGLVVESLTYRAGDARIRGAVVGHDVLEGVMDRAGETVGVSLQRVYPLGDDDDHPVATRWDLTERQEAALRTAFEMGYFDVPRRTDAAAVAGALGISKSAFLERLRRAERTLAERMFG; via the coding sequence GTGATTCCGGAGTGCCTCGTCGTCGAGGTGGGGGTGCGCGGCGACGACTGTCCGCTGGCGACGGCCACCCGCGAGGTGCCGGTCGTCGTCGACGCGCGGCCGCCGCAGTTGCGCGCCGACGGCTACGCGCTCCTCCAGTTCTCGGCGCCGGCCGACGACCGACTCGCGGACGCCCTCGACGACGACGACCGCATCCGCTACCTCCACCGCTCGCGCGTCGACGGTCGGGACAACTACCGCTGTCTGTCGAAACACCCCTGCGTCGTCCACGAACTCGTCAGCGTCGGCCTCGTCGTCGAGTCGCTCACCTACCGCGCCGGCGACGCGCGTATCCGGGGGGCGGTGGTCGGCCACGACGTGCTGGAGGGGGTGATGGACCGCGCGGGCGAGACGGTCGGTGTGAGCCTCCAGCGCGTCTACCCCCTCGGCGATGACGACGACCACCCGGTCGCCACGCGCTGGGACCTCACCGAACGGCAGGAGGCGGCCCTCCGGACGGCGTTCGAGATGGGGTACTTCGACGTCCCGCGACGGACGGACGCGGCCGCCGTCGCCGGGGCGCTGGGTATCAGCAAGTCCGCGTTCCTCGAGCGACTCCGGCGGGCGGAACGGACGCTGGCGGAACGGATGTTCGGGTGA